One segment of Bradyrhizobium sp. WD16 DNA contains the following:
- the hisD gene encoding histidinol dehydrogenase produces MPIRIDSASADFAERFSAFLATKREAASDIEATVRTIVGDVVARGDAALIEATAKYDRLELDAAALRVTAAEIEAAVKLCDSATLDALKLARDRIEAFHRRQLPKDDRFTDALGVELGHRWTAIGAVGLYVPGGTAAYPSSVLMNAVPAKVAGVDRLVMVVPAPDGRLNPLVLAAAALGGVTEIYRVGGAQAVAALAYGTATIRPVAKIVGPGNAYVAAAKRLVFGQVGIDMIAGPSEVLVIADATANPDWIAADLLAQAEHDANAQSILITDSAELAAQVERAVEAQLNTLPRAAIARASWTDFGAIIHVGRLDDAVPLADAIAAEHLEIMTADPEALAGRIRNAGAIFLGSHTPEAIGDYVGGSNHVLPTARSARFSSGLGVLDFMKRTSILRCGPDQLRALGPAAMTLGKAEGLDAHARSVGLRLNLR; encoded by the coding sequence ATGCCGATCCGCATCGATTCCGCCAGCGCCGATTTCGCCGAGCGCTTCAGCGCCTTCCTCGCCACCAAGCGCGAGGCGGCGAGCGACATCGAGGCGACCGTGCGGACCATCGTCGGTGACGTGGTGGCGCGCGGCGATGCCGCGCTGATCGAGGCGACCGCTAAATATGACCGGCTCGAACTCGATGCCGCCGCGCTGCGGGTGACCGCGGCGGAGATCGAGGCCGCCGTCAAGCTCTGCGACAGCGCGACGCTCGACGCCCTCAAGCTGGCGCGCGACCGCATCGAGGCGTTCCATCGCCGCCAGTTGCCGAAGGACGACCGCTTCACCGACGCGCTCGGAGTCGAGCTCGGCCATCGCTGGACCGCCATCGGCGCGGTCGGGCTCTATGTGCCCGGCGGCACCGCCGCCTATCCGTCCTCGGTGCTGATGAATGCGGTGCCGGCCAAGGTCGCCGGCGTCGATCGTCTCGTCATGGTGGTGCCGGCGCCCGACGGCCGGCTCAACCCGCTGGTGCTGGCCGCCGCCGCGCTCGGCGGCGTCACCGAGATCTACCGCGTCGGCGGTGCCCAGGCGGTGGCGGCGCTGGCCTACGGCACCGCGACCATCCGGCCGGTGGCCAAGATCGTCGGCCCCGGCAACGCCTATGTCGCCGCCGCCAAGCGCCTGGTGTTCGGCCAGGTCGGCATCGACATGATCGCCGGTCCCTCCGAGGTGCTGGTGATCGCCGACGCCACGGCCAATCCGGACTGGATCGCCGCCGATCTGCTCGCCCAGGCCGAGCACGACGCCAATGCCCAGTCGATCCTGATCACCGACAGCGCCGAGCTCGCCGCGCAGGTCGAGCGCGCCGTCGAGGCGCAGCTGAACACCCTGCCGCGCGCGGCGATCGCCCGCGCCTCCTGGACCGATTTCGGCGCCATCATCCACGTCGGCAGGCTCGACGACGCGGTGCCGCTCGCCGACGCCATCGCCGCCGAGCATCTCGAGATCATGACCGCCGATCCCGAGGCGCTGGCCGGGCGCATCCGCAATGCCGGCGCGATCTTCCTCGGCAGCCACACCCCCGAGGCGATCGGCGATTATGTCGGCGGCTCCAACCACGTGCTGCCGACGGCGCGCTCGGCGCGCTTCTCCTCCGGGCTCGGCGTGCTTGACTTCATGAAGCGAACGTCGATCCTGCGGTGCGGCCCGGATCAGCTGCGCGCTCTGGGACCCGCCGCCATGACGCTCGGCAAGGCCGAGGGGTTGGACGCCCATGCGCGCTCGGTGGGATTGCGCCTCAACCTGCGATGA
- a CDS encoding DUF2948 family protein: MARAPVRRRLAALDPEDLGVISAHVQDARVAVGDIHWRQREKRLVIGMRRVDWDQTLNGIPEPDRLISALRFDRVLACKARDIDMAAPETVLDLIGIEFNPAEAPGGSALLLFAGGGALRLDVECLECELADLGPDDLGADEGEGEPVPPGPAPAAPAAGEG, encoded by the coding sequence ATGGCGCGGGCACCGGTACGGCGGCGGCTGGCGGCGCTCGATCCCGAGGATCTCGGCGTCATCTCGGCCCATGTCCAGGATGCGCGCGTCGCGGTCGGCGACATCCACTGGCGCCAGCGCGAGAAGCGGCTCGTCATCGGCATGCGCCGGGTCGACTGGGACCAGACCCTCAACGGCATCCCCGAGCCCGACCGCTTGATCTCGGCGCTGCGCTTCGACCGCGTCCTCGCCTGCAAGGCCCGCGATATCGACATGGCGGCCCCGGAGACGGTGCTCGACCTGATCGGCATCGAGTTCAACCCGGCGGAAGCCCCCGGCGGCAGCGCGCTGCTGCTGTTCGCCGGCGGCGGCGCCCTGCGCCTCGACGTCGAGTGCCTGGAATGCGAGCTCGCCGATCTCGGCCCCGACGACCTCGGCGCCGACGAGGGCGAGGGCGAGCCGGTGCCGCCCGGCCCGGCGCCGGCAGCCCCGGCGGCCGGCGAGGGTTGA